The Xiphophorus couchianus chromosome 6, X_couchianus-1.0, whole genome shotgun sequence genomic interval CTGGATTGTCTGGAAGTTTCTTCCAATCATCTCCATGTTTCACCTGTTTTCTATCATCAGTCAGGATGAGTTTAGGATGAGCCGTATCAGGATCCAGAGTCACATCCACTGCAAACTGCTGGACTCTTCTCATGTCCAGCATCTTCCCCATCTTCTCTGCCAGCTGAGTCACAGCTCTCACCACAGTCCCCTCATATGATGGtggatgaactctgacctctaCCCAGTTCTTGTTTGGTGGATCATTTgtcagagagagggaggagaaacTTTGGTGGAAATTCAACTCAGAGCTCCTCTTCTTCAGCTCAGAGATCTCCTGTTCCAGATCTCTGATGAAGTCTTCAGCTTCTTTCTCTGtagtttcctgtttgtcttgGATCTCCTTGAGGAGCTCCTTCAGGCCTCTCTCAGCAGACTCTATCAGAGCCGTGAAGACCTGAACACCTtctgctttctctctgtctgcagcATCTTTACTGATCTTCACCAACTCTCTAATTTCCTGGATCTTCAGCTGTCTCTCCTGGATCATCTCCTGATCTTCAACCTCTGTCTTCCTCATCCAATCTTTTATCAATCTCTGGAGCAGATCATTCCTTTGAATTTTCTCTAAAATCTTGCTGGTCACCTCCATGCATCGTTCAAGTGTATAAGTCTGCATCATCACGTCCACAATATTGaggctttttgtctttttaaggtAACCCTTCTTGATTGGTGGGAGCCCAGGAACGGTGTCAGGCTGCAGCAGGAACCACTCAAATCTTTGTAACTCATCCTCACTTAATTCATCTAAAGCTTTCAAGACATCCTCTGCCTTCAATTTAACtcctaaaaaagaaagaaaacacagtgaaacaaattaattatgatACAACAAAATAATGCTGGCCAAGTATTTGTTGACACAACAATTTAATGTATTagcactgtttttatttcattttgagattttcagtgtttttgtgcCCCATTAGAGTATTTCcccatcatttaaaaaaaacagctaaatcaTTATGTCCAAAACAAAGAATCAAATCTcccatttttcacattttgaaaaggaGAATATCCCTTTTAAAATAGCTTAGAGTTGAACTCAACACCAAAATTATGTCCcataaagaaaactgcaaacaatcTATGCCTGAGGACACTtccacacaaacatttttaattttgtctgtcATGAACTCTGTTAATGTATATGATTGtcagaggttttgttttttgctctcATGTTTCTGTACTCCCTTGCTTGTAGTTTGTCACCAGAGGTGTGCAAGGTTTGTCTTCATTGTCAACAGAACAACACAACCTTCAACAAATTCTCACTTCTCTTCAGATgagttattaaaatgtttaagaattAGCGGTGTGACTGGCTCCTGATTAGCGGTGTGACTGGCTCCCACTTGCTTGCTTCATGTTTTTGATGTAAGTCCTTACTGTCATTGATCGTCATGTGCCCTTGCACCTCCAGTCAGCCTTGTGCTgacaaaacatacagaaaagcTTTCTTCAGATTCATAAAACTCACTGGCACTGAGGATTGCACTAAGCTAAgggttttgtgcttttttgaaGGACATCTGTGTttcagtgagattttttttctttctttaatgtttCCTGTCCACTGTTGTTCTAGACAGATTGagaaattaatctaaatttgGTCCCCTTTGAAGTAAGATACTGTTAAAACATGTCATCTGTCTTCCCAAGTCAAATTTGGTTTAATGCTAAACTTGTTTGACTCCCCAGGTCCATGCTTTTACTTGTGAGGAACTCTGAAGAAGTTTTTCATTACCTGTCTGTTTCTCAGGTGTTGCTGAAGTCTCTTTATCCATGTTCCCTGGAAGAAGATGTAGAAGTGCCACAAATGTTTGGATCTTTGAaggtaaagagaaaaaatatgtcaCTGTAATGTAAatcaaaaatctaaagaaatatATGAAAGCAATCTCATCTTGTACAGAGTACAGGGACCATAAAAAGGAGAATTTATGTAATAATTATAACTTTGATATGAAGAGGCAAGGTGTTGAATGCAGATGAGAAATGA includes:
- the LOC114145977 gene encoding E3 ubiquitin-protein ligase TRIM21-like, whose translation is MDKETSATPEKQTGVKLKAEDVLKALDELSEDELQRFEWFLLQPDTVPGLPPIKKGYLKKTKSLNIVDVMMQTYTLERCMEVTSKILEKIQRNDLLQRLIKDWMRKTEVEDQEMIQERQLKIQEIRELVKISKDAADREKAEGVQVFTALIESAERGLKELLKEIQDKQETTEKEAEDFIRDLEQEISELKKRSSELNFHQSFSSLSLTNDPPNKNWVEVRVHPPSYEGTVVRAVTQLAEKMGKMLDMRRVQQFAVDVTLDPDTAHPKLILTDDRKQVKHGDDWKKLPDNPERFSKCVFVLAEQSFSSGRFYFEVQVKGKTEWDLGVVRESVDRKGILAMSTKNGFWTLVLRNENQYSTGEKTSTLFDLYPGPQKVGVFVDYEEGLVSFYDVDAAALIYSFTGCCFKEKLYPFFSPYLNNGGRNSAPLIICPVSRAGR